Proteins from a genomic interval of Microbacterium phyllosphaerae:
- the tkt gene encoding transketolase — protein sequence MSELQWDEIDRRAVDTARLLAADAVEKVGNGHPGTAMSLAPAAYLLYQRVLRHDPTDTDWLGRDRFILSVGHSSLTQYVQLYLGGFGLELDDLKALRTWGSLTPGHPEYGHTKGVEITTGPLGQGLASAVGFAYAARYERGLFDPEAAAGTSPFDHFVYVIAGDGDLQEGVTSEASSLAGHQELGNLIAIYDSNQISIEDDTNVAFTEDVAKRYEAYGWQVQIVDWKKTGEYVEDVAELNAAIEAAKGETSKPSLIILKTIIGWPSPGKQNSGKIHGSALGGDELAATKKVLGFDADEHFAIADDVIAHTRALADRAAETRAAWQTSFDAWAAANPERKALLDRLEAKELPADITSALPVFASGKDVSTRAASGQVINALAAELPELWGGSADLAESNLTTIKDSKSFIPAEWSTHEWSGDPYGRVLHFGIREHAMGAIVNGIVLHGPTRAFGGTFLIFSDYMRPPVRLAALMNVPSIFVWTHDSVALGEDGPTHQPVEQIATLRAIPNFTLVRPADANETSAAWLEILRRHEGPAGIALTRQNIPVFERGQGAADGDVFASTDGVSKGAYVLAEAPHGTPDVIIIATGSEVQLAVDARAALAEEGVGVRVVSAPSLEWFDEQDEAYRESVLPKAVTARVSVEAGSVLSWRGIVGDRGRSVGIDHFGASADYKTLFEKFGITTEAVIAAARETIKENA from the coding sequence GTGTCGGAATTGCAGTGGGATGAGATCGACCGACGTGCGGTGGACACCGCCCGTCTTCTGGCAGCGGATGCCGTGGAGAAGGTCGGCAACGGCCACCCCGGCACCGCGATGAGCCTCGCTCCGGCCGCGTATCTCCTCTACCAGCGGGTACTCCGCCACGACCCGACCGACACCGACTGGCTCGGCCGCGACCGCTTCATCCTCTCGGTCGGACACTCCTCGCTGACGCAGTACGTGCAGCTCTACCTCGGCGGCTTCGGTCTCGAGCTCGACGACCTCAAGGCACTCCGCACCTGGGGCTCGCTCACGCCGGGTCACCCCGAGTACGGCCACACCAAGGGCGTCGAGATCACGACCGGCCCGCTCGGCCAGGGTCTCGCCTCGGCCGTCGGCTTCGCGTACGCCGCCCGCTACGAGCGCGGCCTCTTCGACCCCGAGGCCGCTGCGGGCACGAGCCCGTTCGACCACTTCGTGTACGTGATCGCCGGCGATGGAGACCTTCAGGAGGGCGTCACCAGCGAGGCGTCGTCGCTCGCCGGTCACCAGGAGCTCGGCAACCTCATCGCGATCTACGACTCCAACCAGATCTCGATCGAGGATGACACGAACGTCGCCTTCACCGAAGATGTCGCGAAGCGCTACGAGGCCTACGGCTGGCAGGTGCAGATCGTCGACTGGAAGAAGACCGGCGAGTACGTCGAAGACGTCGCAGAACTGAACGCAGCGATCGAGGCCGCCAAGGGCGAGACCTCGAAGCCGTCGCTCATCATCCTCAAGACGATCATCGGGTGGCCGTCGCCCGGCAAGCAGAACTCCGGAAAGATCCACGGCTCCGCCCTCGGTGGCGACGAGCTGGCCGCGACCAAGAAGGTCCTCGGCTTCGACGCCGACGAGCACTTCGCCATCGCGGACGACGTGATCGCCCACACACGTGCTCTCGCAGACCGCGCCGCCGAGACGCGCGCCGCCTGGCAGACGTCGTTCGACGCGTGGGCCGCGGCCAACCCCGAGCGCAAGGCGCTCCTCGACCGCCTCGAGGCCAAGGAGCTCCCTGCCGACATCACGTCCGCTCTCCCGGTCTTCGCCAGCGGCAAGGACGTCTCGACGCGCGCGGCATCCGGCCAGGTCATCAACGCACTCGCCGCCGAGCTCCCCGAGCTCTGGGGCGGATCCGCCGACCTCGCCGAGTCGAACCTCACCACCATCAAGGACTCGAAGTCCTTCATCCCCGCCGAGTGGTCGACCCACGAATGGTCGGGCGACCCCTACGGCCGCGTGCTTCACTTCGGCATCCGCGAGCACGCCATGGGCGCGATCGTCAACGGCATCGTGCTGCACGGCCCCACCCGCGCCTTCGGCGGCACGTTCCTCATCTTCAGCGACTACATGCGCCCGCCGGTGCGTCTCGCCGCCCTGATGAACGTCCCCAGCATCTTCGTGTGGACCCACGACTCCGTCGCGCTCGGTGAAGACGGCCCGACGCACCAGCCGGTCGAGCAGATCGCCACGCTGCGCGCCATCCCGAACTTCACCCTGGTCCGCCCGGCAGACGCCAACGAGACCTCGGCCGCCTGGCTCGAGATCCTGCGCCGCCACGAGGGACCGGCGGGCATCGCCCTGACCCGTCAGAACATCCCGGTGTTCGAGCGCGGCCAGGGTGCGGCCGACGGTGACGTCTTCGCGTCGACCGACGGTGTCTCGAAGGGCGCGTACGTGCTCGCCGAGGCTCCCCACGGCACACCCGACGTGATCATCATCGCCACCGGTTCCGAGGTCCAGCTGGCGGTCGACGCCCGCGCGGCCCTGGCCGAGGAGGGTGTGGGCGTGCGCGTCGTCTCCGCTCCTTCGCTCGAGTGGTTCGACGAGCAGGACGAGGCGTACCGCGAGTCGGTGCTCCCGAAGGCGGTCACCGCGCGCGTCTCGGTCGAGGCGGGTTCCGTCCTCAGCTGGCGCGGCATCGTGGGCGACCGCGGCCGTTCGGTCGGCATCGACCACTTCGGCGCTTCCGCCGACTACAAGACCCTGTTCGAGAAGTTCGGCATCACCACAGAGGCCGTCATCGCGGCCGCACGCGAGACCATCAAGGAGAACGCATGA
- the tal gene encoding transaldolase yields MSTPTADLAAAGVSIWLDDLSRTRISSGNLAELIETRNVVGVTTNPTIFANAITDKNNTSYDAQVTELAASGATAEEAVFAATTQDVAAALDVFRPVWEKSGHVDGRVSIEVSPDLAHDTDGTVAQAKQLWAKVDRPNLLVKIPATKAGLPAITEAIASGISVNVTLIFSLERYAEVIEAYLTGLERAHSAGIDLSTIHSVASFFVSRVDTETDKRLSAIGTDEAEALKSKAGLANARLAYELYEQKFAEKRAQDLIAAGANAQRPLWASTGVKDPALPDTLYVTELVAKDVVNTMPEKTLEATFDHGVVTGDTITGGYEEARAVFAGLADLGIDFTDVTQVLEDEGVAKFIDSWHDLLTQVAEGLEAQR; encoded by the coding sequence ATGAGCACCCCCACCGCAGACCTCGCAGCAGCCGGTGTCAGCATCTGGCTCGACGACCTGTCGCGCACCCGCATCTCCTCCGGCAACCTCGCCGAGCTGATCGAGACCCGCAACGTCGTCGGCGTCACCACCAACCCGACGATCTTCGCCAACGCGATCACCGACAAGAACAACACCTCCTACGACGCTCAGGTCACCGAGCTCGCAGCGTCCGGTGCGACGGCCGAAGAAGCCGTCTTCGCCGCGACCACGCAGGACGTCGCGGCGGCGCTCGACGTCTTCCGCCCCGTCTGGGAGAAGTCGGGCCACGTCGACGGCCGCGTCTCGATCGAGGTCTCCCCCGACCTCGCGCACGACACCGACGGCACCGTCGCACAGGCCAAGCAGCTCTGGGCCAAGGTCGACCGTCCGAACCTCCTCGTCAAGATCCCCGCGACGAAGGCCGGCCTCCCGGCCATCACCGAGGCCATCGCCTCGGGCATCAGCGTCAACGTGACCCTGATCTTCAGCCTGGAGCGCTACGCCGAGGTCATCGAGGCGTACCTGACCGGACTCGAGCGGGCGCACAGCGCCGGCATCGACCTGTCGACCATCCACTCCGTCGCCTCGTTCTTCGTGTCGCGCGTCGACACCGAGACCGACAAGCGACTGTCGGCGATCGGCACCGACGAGGCCGAGGCGCTCAAGAGCAAGGCCGGGCTCGCCAACGCCCGTCTCGCCTACGAGCTCTACGAGCAGAAGTTCGCCGAGAAGCGCGCCCAGGACCTGATCGCGGCCGGTGCGAACGCTCAGCGTCCGCTCTGGGCCTCGACCGGCGTCAAGGACCCGGCTCTGCCCGACACCCTCTACGTCACCGAGCTCGTCGCGAAGGACGTCGTCAACACGATGCCCGAGAAGACGCTCGAGGCGACCTTCGACCACGGCGTCGTCACGGGCGACACCATCACCGGTGGCTACGAAGAGGCCCGCGCAGTCTTCGCCGGCCTCGCCGACCTCGGCATCGACTTCACCGACGTGACCCAGGTGCTCGAGGACGAGGGCGTCGCCAAGTTCATCGACTCCTGGCACGACCTGCTCACGCAGGTGGCAGAGGGCCTCGAGGCGCAGCGATGA